A stretch of the Lolium perenne isolate Kyuss_39 chromosome 3, Kyuss_2.0, whole genome shotgun sequence genome encodes the following:
- the LOC139838678 gene encoding uncharacterized protein — protein MSSSSGYVAIPRCPVAFDGANYPNFAAFMRVHMRGLRLWGVLSGEVSCPPRPVAPTAPIAPTPVALAPDATQAVKDAAKSADDTALADYDRKVQEHSTAVATYRLDLTDYTQWIDEDALAVVVLTSSVLPQYAAEFMGLPTAAAPWAFLHQLYQPSGDALYLSVVRQEHALQHGDSTIDEFYTQSAAIWRQLDSLRTAVCATCPCCLTVRADLEFQRVFEFLSRLRKEFEPRRAQLLARGRVPLSEVLAEFRAEETRLRGAGLLEVPSVLAARGPPVPSARGSPVPSASLRSPVPPILSTPPVQGQSQPQQPRGMTAPPRPPCAYCGKSGHDVSSCWRRDPSLRQQYHARRQAGSSGSSAVALSDQDIIRGLRGLLAATGSSSSGTAGSVPSSSGTARPPPSTQSGTSSPWYLDSGASFHMTSASSILSALHSLISPVRLITADGTSLSVSNRGTLSTSSFSVPDVSHVPSLKMNLFSASQLTDSGCRVILDADSCVV, from the coding sequence ATGTCTTCCTCGTCGGGCTATGTTGCGATTCCTCGCTGTCCGGTGGCTTTTGATGGCGCGAATTATCCTAatttcgctgccttcatgcgcgtccacatgcgcggtcttcgtctttggggtgtgctttctggcgaggtctcctgtccgccgcgccccGTTGCTCCTACGGCGCCTATTGCACCGACGCCCGTTGCCCTTGCCCCCGATGCTACTCAGGCGGTcaaggatgcagccaagagtgctgatgatactgctctggctgattatgaccggaaggtccaggaGCATTCTACTGCTGTTGCGACGTACCGGCTGGATCTGACTGactacactcagtggatagatgaggatgctctTGCTGTTGTTGTTCTCACttccagtgttctgcctcagtatgctgctgagttCATGGGTCTTCCCACTGCTGCTGCTCCGTGGGCTTTTCTTCATCAGCTctatcagccgtctggggatgctctttaCCTGTCTGTGGTGCGCCAGGAGCATGCTCTTCAGCATGGTGATTccactattgatgagttctatactcagagtgctgctatttggcgtcagcttgattctcttcgtacagctgtgtgtgccacctgtccctgctgtctgactgtgcgcgcggatctggagtttcagcgcgtatttgagttcttgtcgcggctccgcaaggagtttgagccgcgtcgtgcccagctgcttgcccgtggtcgtgttccgctctctgaggtactgGCTGAgtttcgtgctgaggagactcgtcttcgtggtgctggtcttcttgaggttccctctgtacTTGCTGCTCGTGGTCCTCCTGTACCGTCTGCTCGTGGTTCTCCTGTGCCGTCGGCTTCGTTGCGGTCTCCAGTACCGCCGATACTCTCTACTCCTCCGGTCCAGGGCCAGAGTCAGCCTCAGCAGCCTCGTGGTATGACAGCACCTCCTCGTCCTCCCTGCGCCTACTGTGGCAAGTCTGGCCACGATGTCTCTAGCTGCTGGAGGAGGGATCCCAGCTTACGTCAGCAGTACCATGCTCGTAGGCaggctggttcttcaggatcttctgctgttgcactgtctgatcaggacattatccgtggtcttcgtggtctgctcgctgctacaggctcttcctcgtcgggtactgctggttctgtgcctagctcttctggcaccgcgcgaccaccaccttctacacagtcaggtacgtcatccccgtggtatctggattctggagcttcttttcatatgacttctgcgtcttctattctttctgctcttcactctcttatttctcctgtccgtcttatcacggctgatggtacctctctttCTGTTTCCAatcgaggcaccctttctacttccTCTTTttctgttcctgatgtttctcatgttcctagtcttaagatgaacctgttttctgctagtcagcttactgattctggttgtcgcgtcattcttgacgctgattcttgtgtTGTTTAG